One Mangifera indica cultivar Alphonso chromosome 4, CATAS_Mindica_2.1, whole genome shotgun sequence genomic region harbors:
- the LOC123214491 gene encoding transcription factor bHLH143-like, whose translation MVKPHESWLYSQHSTWQLPDLNCMSTSLDPGQPECLPPCINPGTYMFSVNKPLPGFAVPGLAKLKTEPANGAHRLLEALPSQLQAVVPNMSPNPNEKQSAFTFGFSGEAIANDMFRSSQKGFLVFDQSGHQTRLIYSSFCPSVLNPPASLRKLGSFCGLHENQAIKSDEFTPLKAALHEESDVNSISGEENEMHEDTEEINALLYSDEDSDCSDDDEVKSTDHSPLQIEVSNKKREHIVEISEEVGSSDSPNKRLKLFDGVYRKASQTDTACSVKLEETHEYDNDTESSCANDQTQGEEVGFIMSNEQCIKDKIRKTLRILQSIIPSVKGKDPLLVLDEAIDYLQSLKVKANALGV comes from the coding sequence ATGGTTAAGCCACACGAATCTTGGCTTTATTCTCAGCATTCTACTTGGCAATTGCCTGATTTGAATTGTATGAGCACATCACTAGATCCTGGGCAACCAGAGTGTTTGCCACCATGTATAAATCCTGGTACGTACATGTTTTCTGTGAACAAACCATTGCCAGGGTTTGCAGTTCCTGGGCTAGCAAAATTGAAGACAGAGCCAGCAAATGGAGCTCATAGGTTGCTTGAAGCTTTGCCCTCACAGTTACAGGCTGTGGTTCCCAATATGTCCCCAAATCCTAATGAAAAACAATCTGCTTTTACTTTTGGGTTCAGTGGGGAGGCCATAGCAAATGATATGTTTAGGTCTTCACAGAAGGGATTTTTAGTGTTTGATCAGTCAGGGCATCAAACCCGTTTAATTTACAGTTCTTTCTGCCCTTCTGTCTTGAATCCACCTGCTTCTTTGAGAAAACTAGGTTCCTTTTGTGGTTTGCATGAGAACCAGGCAATTAAATCGGATGAGTTTACTCCACTGAAAGCTGCTTTACATGAAGAATCTGATGTGAATAGCATTAGTGGTGAAGAGAATGAGATGCATGAAGACACTGAAGAAATTAATGCCCTACTTTATTCAGATGAAGATAGTGACTGtagtgatgatgatgaagtaAAGAGCACCGATCACTCTCCACTCCAAATTGAAGTAAGCAACAAGAAGCGTGAACATATAGTGGAAATTTCAGAAGAAGTTGGTAGCTCTGACAGCCCGAACAAAAGGCTGAAATTGTTTGATGGGGTGTACCGAAAAGCATCACAAACTGACACTGCTTGTTCAGTGAAACTGGAAGAAACCCATGAATATGACAATGACACAGAATCAAGCTGCGCCAATGACCAGACTCAAGGAGAGGAAGTGGGTTTCATTATGAGTAACGAACAGTGTATCAAGGATAAGATCCGCAAGACATTAAGAATTCTGCAGAGTATAATTCCAAGTGTAAAGGGAAAGGATCCTCTGTTGGTTCTTGATGAAGCTATAGATTATCTGCAGTCTTTAAAAGTTAAAGCCAATGCTTTAGGGGTGTAA